Genomic DNA from Sciurus carolinensis unplaced genomic scaffold, mSciCar1.2, whole genome shotgun sequence:
CTGAAATTTTGAAGACAGAGGACAAGGAGAATATGATATATCCCTTTTATGACCCACTTCCTGTGTGTACTCCAGTATCCACTGCCTTGGACACTTTCACATCAGTCAAAGGAAGATTTTCAACACAAATTAACCATTAACACTTTCTCAATTATCCTTTTATTATCATTGAGATGAGCTAGTTTCTCCTTTCATGGTGCAAACAAGTATTCAAAGCTTATGTCTCTCCTGATAAAGCTGAGAGTATGAGGTCTGCCATTGAGACTCTTCTACCTGGAACTATTTGTGTTGCCTTCAAATCCAGCCCAGCCACTGTGGGTACAGGATTATGGCAGACTCTAACTATTCTGTGCCACTCATGCTTCATCTGTGGAAATGCTGTTAATACTACTAGGTAGTGGGTGGCAATATTTGGAAGTATGAGACACAGCATGAGGCCTGGTCCATGGTAGATGCCCCAAAAGGGGGAAATATTGTTTATTGCAGTGATTTAGAAGGAATAATTCAGCATGTGATGACCTCCAAACAGAAAGCTTTACTTAGATGTCACCTAGTCTGAGAAACTGTCTCCAGTCCCTTGGTCTGTGTGAGAGGCCCTACAGGTCATCCTCAGCTCTTTACTTTGCTGGTCCACTTCCCTGCTTGATGCATGGGTATTTTTCTGCTTAGTACTTGGCCTTGGATACCTAGAGAAGTACTGTTTCACTGACCTGTCTGTTCTTGGTAATAAAAATAGGGAGACACAACAGCTAGCCACAAAGGGTATTTTTCAACTGTGACTTCAGGGTAAGCAGAAAGGACCTGGTTGGCTTAGGGGTCTTTGTTGTGGTGAGAGTGAAGATGAGAATTTCTGATTCATCAGAAATTTTACCTCATTCGGGCCAATCAGGTTGACTCAGAAGAGCTTGAAAATATAAGCAAGCCTTTAATGGACTTGGGTGGGGGGACTTTACATTAAGGAGAAAGGGAACAGCACTGATTGAGAGAAACAGAATGAGCCAGGCTTCCAGTGAGTGACTCGTTGGAAGGGCCGGCATTTTCATGGTAATGATTTAAAGGAGTTTCCTTCATGTGAAAGGCTGTTGTGATATCTCCTGGGCCATCCTAAGCCCAGTTGATCAGCACCTATTTATGGTTGATCTGTTGAAAAATGGAAGTGTACAAAATGGCATATTCCATGCATTGTTAAGgtagaagagttaaaaaaaatatagtaaCCTTATAAAATAAGGCTTTAGATCTTATCTGCCATGTTGTTCCCCATTTTGGTCTCTTACCATCTCATTTTCCCTGAGAGATTATATCCTTTGCATTAGTAAGGGGAAAACTTGAGAGCTAATGGGTTAAGGAGACACACAAGGAAATCGAATGTTGTATGATTTTCATGAAATGACTTATTGTGACACCTTCATCTTTCTTGCTGTTTGACAACAGTAGGACTTCTCATGTCAAATCTGATATCATTTGTAAAGCAGTAGGTTCAGGAATATTACACTTTCTTCCTCACAATGGTTTCTCATTGCATTCTTCTAGGTAGGCTAAATAGATGTCTCTTTTGAAATCCTACCAATTTATGAGATATTTGATTTTGTTCCCAAGTTTGTGAACAATATCTGCATTTACAATACCCATGCCAGTTATATGAGTGAACCAAAGTTAATACCCTTTGGAAACCAACAAATCATGTTTATCCATAGCACCATTGAGATTATTACAAGTACCCACTACTTCTGGTTGAGGCATGTTGGTTCCACTCCTTTTATTCATACTGAGATGTTGGCAGGTTGTTCCACTCTATGATAGTTTTTTGCACCAAGTATTTATAATCTTACCATTTTACAAAGACAATTTCATTATTTGCATTAAATCTAATCATATGCcttttacttttatcattattgTCATTTCAGATAACACATGTGTGGTCTCTTTTGTCTCTTACGAACAAAATCTTCCCCAAATGTACTATCTGGATGGGATGTAAACAAGTCAGAACCAGTGAACAGTGGATTCTCTACCACTTAAAGCATTTGGAGAACTACCTTTCCATGCTAAAGTTTATTGTTAGAGCTTTCTTGAGTGCTTCTGCTGCAAACCAACCAAGGGGCAAAACATTAGATGTTGTCAGGCAGCAGTGTGTCACACTCCACATTTCTAAGCAATATACATAGTCCTGGTATCCTATTTATAGGACAGTTATTTTCAAACATCAATAATTTGAAATACAGCACATTCCTAGATATAAAATGACAAACTACTTCAAGAAAATACTTTCATGAATGTATTTCTTATATTACATGCCTGTTATGTACATACTACTATTccattaaacatttaataaaagtgACTTTTGCAATAGGTTGTCATGttcacaataaatttttaaatatttcaaatgatctcATCACTCACCAATTACctttctcaaaaggaaaacactttacaaatataatatttattttaaaattaaccacAAGTGGTCAATTAGTTGCTTAGTTTAATGTACAAGACACCTCTAGTTGTCCTAATACATAGGACAACTGACATACTCGCTATATTAACCACTACTTATCTTGAGGAGTTTACTCCAGAGCAACTGGTGGAGTTTAAGTGTGCACAAACTCCTCCCTGCTCAGATCATAAGAAATTGAATGCCCTTCTATTTTCACAGTATTAGTGTTACCTCAAGGTAGGTAAAGCTGTTTGTTATGATGGTTTAGATATTTGGTATTcctcaaaagttcatatgtgagaccatgcaagaaaatTTACAGGTGACATGATTTGGTTATAAGATAATCAAGGATTTATTCCCTTGCTAGGGATGAACTGgactaactgtaggcaggtatggTATGGCTCgaggaggtggttcattgggggtgtgccttgacaagtggagctctttctgcttcctagttgTCATggtctgagctgccttcctccatcACATCATTTCACCCTGatattctacctctccttgggcCCTGAGTTAATGTAGgaggctgtctatgaactgagacctctaaaaccatcaGCATCAAGTAAAACTGatgatcctcctctaaaattgttcttgtcagttcttttggtcacagtgatggaaaatcTTACTAAAAAACctaatccagggaacaagagataTGACTGCTCCTATGACTCCTACGGGAATTCATTCTCTAGCATGCTTATGTCAGTGTGTCCTGAGGTCCTTATTTTTCTAATAGATTGTCATTTGTGCAGGGAAAATATGTCAAAAGACAAACCAGTCCCCTCCAAATTGTTTTGGTTATAACTGCATTCCAAATTTACCATCTAAAGACCTGTCTATGTATCGGGAAGAACCCCACACATTTGTTCATTTGATAGAAGTTAAAACTCTGCAAGATGCTGGGAAGCAAATAGCAATTTGCTGATAGAAGACCCAGAGGGTACGTTTAACTCttaatatctttctttccttctgaaaagCAGCAGGAAGCAATAGAAGCCCATATGTGTAATCTCCATGgatgttattttcttattttaactatAAGGtctgaataaaaatgattaattttgtttGGGGACAGAAGTGTGGGTGTGGAGAACATTTGCTTCTATGAAATTATCACTGTAACTgttgtattccatgcttttatgtcATCTTTTTTATAAAACTGCTTCCACCTGTGAATCATTTAGCCACAGGGTTATCTATAGGCACATCTTTTAGTTTTAGCTTGCTATAAAGTTTGTTCCATAATGTCCACACATTGGTCTTTTAGAGGGGGCTCAGTTCAGGAATAGAGTAGTTAGATTCAAAGTTGGACATTCCTGGAAATATTTGATGTCAGGAGTATCTAACAGTGATGATTATGAACCAGTGATGATTCTTGGCTTGTAAAATTGTGTGGACTTGGTGAGAGGACCTGGACCTCCACATGCTTTCCCAAGATTAATTGGGAGGACTTGTTAACTACCAAAGGAGCCATGATCATTGTTCATATACAATTTGGTAACCCCTGACTCAAAGGATCTATCTGTTTGGAGAAATGAGTTACTAGTCTTGGGATGACCTCCACTTTTGGGATTTAAACCTCTAAAGTTAAACTCAGTCTTTAGCATATGACTTTTCATTTACCCATATGATGTTCATGTTTGTCTTGGGGTATACTTTTCTTTTGGGCATCCAAGGCTGAGCAGATGGTGCATTTCTACTGTGAAGGTCAGTCAAGGATCCTCAGGGGTTATTTTTTAGGGTATACAATTACATGTGAATAAGATTTTAATTCTTAGTAATCTTATATTTGAATGAACACCTAGGAAGGAGACTCTCCTTTTAACTTTTTCACATataatattttactaatttttacacacaatttataaaaacacatttaagagacccaattatattgtattttatagaCTGTAAGAAACCAAGatacttgaatttttaattagcaatgaatgtttaaatattttaaattacaagcTGGGCTGAGGACTGCAAGACCAGTGTTGCAGCAAGTGGTGGGGATACTGGGCATGAGGGGGCCATGCTACTGGGTCTCAGCCTCTGGTTTTGCTCCACTCCCTGGATGCAGCACCCCCATCTCAACCAGGATGGTGAACCTGGCTGCCATGGTGTGGCGCTGCCTCTTGGAGAAGAGGTCCATGCTGGTCCTGGTCTTCAGGCTCTGGCAGGTCTACATCCTCAGCAACACCTTGAAACAGGAGGACAGTACAGTGAGAGATAGCAATCTCCTCCAGGCTCAGGACCAAAACCAATCCATTCCATGGAAAGTACAATTTAACTTGGGCAACAGCAGCCAGCCAAGCATTCAGTGCCAGAACTCCTTTCAAGGGAAGCGCCTCATCATGGATGACCTAGGATTTGTCTGTGAAAGGAAGATTCTACTGACCAATGGCTACTGTGATGTCAACCAACTCCAGCACAAAGCAGTATTGCTGCAATAGTTGGCTGCAGCACCTATGAGTACTGTGTGTCCTGCTGCCTTCGGCCCAACAAGCAACTCTTCCTGTAGCGCTTCCTCAGCAGGGCAGATGTGCCATTCCAGAAACTATTCATGGCAGTGAAATATCACTTCCAATTGTGGTTGGCTAAATGCAGTACCTCTTCCCAGAGTGCACAGCATGAGAACCCCTACCAGGATCCAATAGCCAAGTTCTGCTAGGGAGAGAGCCCACCCAAGTTCTTCCACATGTGATGGCCTGCTGCAGCCTGAGCACTGAGACACTGCCAGAGGATGCACCACCTGGAACCACACTTAAGGGTCCAGGTCAGTTCTGGACAAGGTGGAGTGGGGACACATTGACTGTGACCACTTCCATGCTGTTCACTGGCTTTGCCCACCACCTGGGCTGCAACTGGTGGAGCTCTTCTATAAAGTGGACTGGAACCTCTGGCTGGGCCCATGCAGGAAAGAACTGCAGGCTGAGCTGGGAGCGGTGTTGTTGTCCCTGGGAGACTCAGCCTCAGCACCCACACAGTGACCTGGAACTTGTGTTCATTAGGTGCCATGTGTTCACTGCTATTTTGATCTGGGCTCTTCTGtgtaaaatgtatttatagaTTCCTTTGGAATAGTAGGAAAAACATAATGTATGCAGGAAAATGCCTTACCATTCTAGTTGAATATATTcaaggaaattttgaaaacatattttaacttACAAATGATTCAGTTGTTTTACCCCTTATatagttttcagattttaaactCTGTAAgcagttttacaaatatttatcttacttacatttaatgtatttttaatagttGATTATAGATTACCAATGGAAATCAAGAAACCATCCATTTTCAATTGCTTCATTGTCAGAGAATACAGTAAAAGTCATCATACCTGAAATACAGAAAACGGTAGTCATTGCATCCCTTCAACATCCAACAAGGATAAATACAGCCTTGGTTGGTGAGCAACCCAGGCAAGAATGTGTGCTAACAATTTTGAAAACACCTTTATTTTCAGTACAACTGGGAGattcagaagagagaaaatcaCCAAAATCTGTAGGTGCTTCCTGTAATTGCAAGTggaggattattttaaaattctttataaggAATTCATTAAAGTAGGCATGTCAATCACCCACCATGCCACACATGACATATGACTCCTCCAGTGTGATAACAACCTGGGTTCCTGTACCCCTTTGGACATTTGGACCATGTCTCTTCatggagaaattattttctagataGTACTAGAGGGTCCAGGTCTTCTCAAGTAGGGACAATCAGTCTTCCCATTACCAGTGTGGCCATAGGAGTCTGACTGGCATATTTTTGTAGTCTGAGGGCC
This window encodes:
- the LOC124975155 gene encoding SREBP regulating gene protein-like; protein product: MVNLAAMVWRCLLEKRSMLVLVFRLWQVYILSNTLKQEDSTSAQHENPYQDPIAKFC